Part of the Nitrosophilus alvini genome, TCATTTTTTTCAAAAGCCGCAAGTTCTGATAGAAGCTTCTGCTTTTCTTCGACTGTTTTTAGCAACTCTTCCGAAAGTGTCGAATCAGAAACAGTTTTTATCAAATATCTGTTTTCAAGTTCCAGAAGTTCTATAAGTTTATCTAAAATGCTTTCCAAGTTTTTCATTATTTCCTCTCAGTACTCTTCCATTTCCGGAAAGGTCTCTTTTTCATACTCTACAACCCTGTTTCTTCCTTCCTCTTTTGCCCTGTAAAGGGCAAGGTCGGCATACTTGATAGCTTTCCATAGACTATCGGTGTCTTCCGGAAAAATTGATATACCGATACTTACACTTTTTTCAATTTTTTCAGGACCAACATCTATTTTTTTCTTTTTAAAAGAGTTTCTAATCTTTTCTGCTACAGTAAAAGCACCATTTTTGTCTGTATTGTAAAGCAGGACCATAAACTCTTCCCCTCCGAATCTTACTATAACATCCGAATCCCTTATGTTTTCTTCGATAGTATTGACAAGTTCCTTTATTACAATATCCCCTGCATCATGCCCGTAAGTGTCATTTACCATTTTGAAATAATCTATATCAATCATAAGAATGCCATAAGAAATTCCGCTTCTTTTTGCCTGAGGTATGGCTTTTTTTGCAAATTCGTCCAAATATCTTCTGTTGTATGCTCCCGTTAGACCGTCTTTTAAACTCAGCTCTTTTAGTCTGCCCAGAAGAATTTTGCTTTTGAGAACCGGTTTTGCAGCATCTAGGAAATTGCTGATTTGCGGGATGAGACTTTTTATTCTGTCATATTCTTCTCTGTTTTTACTGGAAAAGGATATGAGTATGCTTATATCATCGTCTATTCTATACGGAAGACACAGATACATTATATCTTCGTCTCCATCAAAACTTTCACATATATGAACCAACTCTTCGGAGCGAACTATATCGTTCACCCGACATGCTCTGCAGCTCTCTATATCATCGTCTGCACTTTTACAGAAACTTTCCGGTTTGGTTATATATATGAGTTTTCTAAAGTTTTGAGAAGAGTTACATTCATAAAAAGCGAAATATTTTATTTTGAATCTCTCTTTCAAAAGTTCCACTATTCTTTCGTATATCTGTTCTTTATCTTTATCTTTTTCTATTATTTTCTTGAATCTATAGATATCCGCCAATTCGTTAACAAGGTTTTTTACTTGTATAAGCGGGTCTTTTGATGTAATAGGGAAGTTTATAAAAATAGAGACGTTTTTCTTTATCTCTTCAAGAGTATGCTCTATCTTTTCGTACAATGTATTTGTCCATTTGGCAATTTCTGCTGTTTCGTCTTTTAAGTCGGTATGTATTCTGTGGCTGTAATCTCCTTCATAGGCTTTTTTCAGCCCTGTTTTCAAAGACTCAAACAGTTTTAGATATGAGTTTGCCAGATAATTGAATATTAAAAAAGAGATGAATGCAACAAAAACTGCTATAACTA contains:
- a CDS encoding diguanylate cyclase, encoding MNMKTKLLVLNGIIIAVLLLSVLIVLAINFRTFSIDNAREKSKLIANIVKDGLTAHMVNNIMDKRDFFLSQIKNLQSVEELRVIRSRNVIKQFGEGFGSEKPTNDLEKEVLETGKSKDEVYEGKEGVKLRVVIPYTATAYATPNCLKCHDAEEGEVLGAISMKFDIAQTRMEGIVTIIRIIVIAVFVAFISFLIFNYLANSYLKLFESLKTGLKKAYEGDYSHRIHTDLKDETAEIAKWTNTLYEKIEHTLEEIKKNVSIFINFPITSKDPLIQVKNLVNELADIYRFKKIIEKDKDKEQIYERIVELLKERFKIKYFAFYECNSSQNFRKLIYITKPESFCKSADDDIESCRACRVNDIVRSEELVHICESFDGDEDIMYLCLPYRIDDDISILISFSSKNREEYDRIKSLIPQISNFLDAAKPVLKSKILLGRLKELSLKDGLTGAYNRRYLDEFAKKAIPQAKRSGISYGILMIDIDYFKMVNDTYGHDAGDIVIKELVNTIEENIRDSDVIVRFGGEEFMVLLYNTDKNGAFTVAEKIRNSFKKKKIDVGPEKIEKSVSIGISIFPEDTDSLWKAIKYADLALYRAKEEGRNRVVEYEKETFPEMEEY